From one Halosimplex rubrum genomic stretch:
- the rfbB gene encoding dTDP-glucose 4,6-dehydratase — translation MRTLVTGGAGFIGSNYVRHRLARTGDEVVTLDALTYAGSADNLAGVRDHDRHEFVEGDVRDEGLVTDLVADADAVVHFAAESHVDRSIDGAAPFVSTNVDGTRALLDAARATDLDRFLQVSTDEVYGETVDGRFAETDPLDPRNPYAATKAGADHLALSYRATHGVPVVVTRSSNVFGPRQHPEKLIPKFLTRAARGEPLPLYGDGSNVREWTYVTDNCRALDRALADGEPGEVYNVASGEERTNLEVTEAVLDAVGASRDLIEFVDDRPGHDQRYALETGKIRGLGWEPEYDFEAGLERTTEFYLDE, via the coding sequence ATGCGAACGCTCGTCACCGGTGGCGCCGGCTTCATCGGCTCGAACTACGTCCGTCACCGCCTCGCCCGGACCGGCGACGAGGTGGTGACGCTCGACGCGCTGACCTACGCGGGGTCGGCCGACAACCTCGCGGGCGTCCGCGACCACGACCGCCACGAGTTCGTCGAGGGCGACGTGCGCGACGAGGGCCTCGTGACCGACCTCGTGGCCGACGCCGACGCGGTCGTCCACTTCGCGGCCGAATCGCACGTCGACCGGTCCATCGACGGCGCGGCGCCGTTCGTCTCGACGAACGTCGACGGGACGCGCGCTCTGCTGGACGCCGCCCGCGCGACCGACCTCGACCGGTTCCTCCAGGTGTCGACCGACGAGGTGTACGGCGAGACCGTCGACGGCCGGTTCGCGGAGACGGACCCGCTCGACCCGCGCAACCCCTACGCGGCGACCAAGGCCGGCGCCGACCACCTCGCGCTGAGCTACCGGGCCACCCACGGCGTGCCGGTCGTCGTCACCCGCTCGTCGAACGTCTTCGGGCCGCGCCAGCACCCCGAGAAGCTGATCCCGAAGTTCCTCACGCGCGCCGCTCGCGGGGAGCCGCTCCCGCTGTACGGCGACGGCTCGAACGTCCGCGAGTGGACCTACGTGACCGACAACTGCCGGGCGCTCGACCGCGCGCTGGCCGACGGCGAGCCCGGCGAGGTGTACAACGTCGCCAGCGGCGAGGAGCGCACGAACCTCGAGGTCACCGAGGCGGTCCTCGACGCCGTGGGCGCCTCGCGGGACCTGATCGAGTTCGTCGACGACCGGCCGGGTCACGACCAGCGCTACGCGCTGGAGACGGGGAAGATCCGGGGGCTCGGCTGGGAACCGGAGTACGACTTCGAAGCGGGCCTCGAACGCACGACCGAGTTCTACCTCGATGAGTGA
- a CDS encoding glycosyltransferase family 39 protein produces the protein MRPIAGGLVGRARRCLRADFESDPYLPYILGLAALLSGFWFWHRVPNFATRDERWRLVDPMSFVGTVAADPSIESALDGLSEGRTFGATFYLFGLALVPVFVAAFLTGRIEAFVAMPEHASVDLWAHWQRTPRWIWTWSIVLGRLVVVALAVGCVYVTYRIGTTMRDRATGRLAALLCSLTWGVLVLAHEVGEDVPALFFVLLVVYWSLRYAETGDAGLFLAACLAGGVAIALKLTTAVVVALIAVAFLLRVGNAGDDWRAALVRPRMLAAGAALGAAAIFVGFPTVIADGLDPLVARIQRGASGKTDPHGWRVEPTWWWFLRSYLGGLGLPLFVASVGALAASLPRLFDRSTEADAVALALVGLAAYGRLYSNWAYVRVHHLLPTFPLLAVLVAAALVRLRESRPGLARPLIAVLLVTSGLYAGAGVLGYAAQPRDGATDWLRAEAGANATVETYPNDPQETAVPHDVTVYRPSNRNATPGGANPGGGPWLLGLETRCPDYVQLHYYESVLVLAPDDWSERARRLGGERRRQYVRDLLAEDTYPYRVAATFGSRPAFLDGRSRSAGLPELVEVGLVPRTLQYGDPQDMGVDQYTVILERNGRCTPSEAS, from the coding sequence ATGCGGCCGATAGCGGGCGGGCTGGTCGGGCGGGCGCGGCGCTGTCTCCGCGCGGACTTCGAGTCGGACCCGTACCTGCCGTACATCCTCGGGTTGGCGGCGCTGCTGTCCGGATTCTGGTTCTGGCATCGGGTCCCGAACTTCGCGACGCGGGACGAGCGCTGGCGGCTGGTCGACCCGATGTCGTTCGTCGGGACGGTCGCGGCCGACCCGAGTATCGAATCCGCTCTCGACGGCCTGAGCGAGGGCCGGACGTTCGGCGCGACGTTCTACCTGTTCGGGCTGGCGCTGGTGCCGGTGTTCGTCGCCGCCTTCCTCACCGGGCGGATCGAGGCGTTCGTCGCCATGCCCGAGCACGCGTCGGTCGACCTGTGGGCCCACTGGCAGCGCACGCCGCGGTGGATCTGGACCTGGAGCATCGTCCTCGGGCGCCTCGTCGTCGTCGCGCTCGCGGTCGGCTGTGTCTACGTCACCTACCGGATCGGGACGACGATGCGCGACCGGGCGACCGGGCGGCTGGCCGCCCTGCTGTGCTCGCTGACGTGGGGGGTCCTGGTGCTCGCCCACGAGGTCGGCGAGGACGTGCCGGCGCTGTTTTTCGTCCTGCTGGTCGTCTACTGGTCGCTGCGCTACGCCGAGACGGGCGACGCCGGACTCTTCCTCGCGGCGTGTCTCGCCGGCGGCGTCGCCATCGCGCTGAAGCTCACGACGGCGGTCGTCGTCGCTCTGATCGCCGTCGCCTTCCTGTTGCGGGTCGGCAACGCCGGCGACGACTGGCGGGCGGCGCTGGTCCGCCCCCGGATGCTCGCGGCGGGCGCCGCGCTCGGCGCCGCGGCCATCTTCGTCGGCTTCCCGACCGTGATCGCCGACGGGCTGGACCCGCTGGTCGCCCGCATCCAGCGGGGCGCGAGCGGCAAGACCGACCCGCACGGCTGGCGGGTCGAGCCGACGTGGTGGTGGTTCCTGCGGAGCTATCTCGGCGGGCTGGGGCTCCCGCTGTTCGTCGCCTCGGTCGGCGCGCTCGCGGCGAGTCTCCCGCGGCTGTTCGACCGCTCGACCGAGGCCGACGCCGTCGCGCTGGCGCTGGTCGGCCTCGCCGCGTACGGCCGGCTCTACAGCAACTGGGCGTACGTCCGCGTCCACCACCTCCTGCCGACGTTCCCGCTGCTGGCGGTGCTGGTCGCCGCGGCGCTGGTGCGCCTGCGCGAGTCGCGGCCGGGGCTCGCCCGCCCGCTGATCGCCGTCCTGCTGGTGACGAGCGGGCTGTACGCGGGCGCGGGCGTCCTCGGCTACGCCGCCCAGCCGCGCGACGGGGCGACCGACTGGCTGCGGGCCGAAGCCGGCGCGAACGCCACCGTCGAGACGTACCCGAACGACCCGCAGGAGACCGCCGTCCCGCACGACGTGACCGTCTACCGCCCGTCCAACCGGAACGCCACGCCCGGCGGCGCGAACCCAGGCGGCGGCCCGTGGCTGCTCGGGCTGGAGACCCGCTGTCCCGACTACGTGCAGTTGCACTACTACGAGAGCGTGCTCGTGCTGGCGCCCGACGACTGGAGCGAGCGGGCCCGCCGCCTGGGGGGCGAGCGCCGCCGGCAGTACGTCCGTGACCTGCTCGCCGAGGACACCTACCCCTACCGCGTCGCGGCGACGTTCGGCTCCCGGCCGGCCTTCCTCGACGGCCGGTCGCGGTCGGCCGGACTCCCCGAACTCGTCGAAGTCGGGCTCGTCCCGCGGACGCTCCAGTACGGCGACCCCCAGGACATGGGGGTTGACCAGTACACCGTGATCCTCGAACGCAACGGCCGATGCACGCCCTCGGAGGCGTCATGA
- a CDS encoding glycosyltransferase family 2 protein, with product MTGDTSSGSERRAGGERVRERGDDPRASADAESRPAFSLVFLTWNPGDAIVAAIDSVCRQDFEDYEVVVVDNGSDDGTPERVRGAYPDEPVRVFENDRNRGFSRGINRGIRESRGRYVCTYNHDTQFPVDYLSTLADRVTPEAVWTTARRNYRVDPRGTYVRLLSRYRFTVPYVVDSLSGTAAVNYVPGDGTVVPRRIYREELDGEVFDPSMPTRGEDVDLSLRLADSGVPMRAVLDTHSIHPDKGDIYAPSVANFAALVRTIGARMAAHSNNSVPRATVALAAASLVTQPLNVYFAAYPRSAEAFVEATTVRRREDRPTPADPTFTEAR from the coding sequence ATGACCGGCGACACGTCGAGCGGTTCGGAGCGGCGAGCGGGGGGCGAGCGGGTCCGCGAGCGCGGCGACGACCCGCGAGCGAGCGCGGACGCCGAGTCGCGGCCCGCCTTCTCGCTGGTCTTTCTGACCTGGAACCCGGGCGACGCCATCGTGGCGGCGATCGACTCGGTCTGCCGGCAGGACTTCGAGGACTACGAGGTCGTCGTCGTCGACAACGGCAGCGACGACGGCACGCCCGAGCGGGTCCGGGGGGCGTACCCGGACGAGCCGGTCCGCGTCTTCGAGAACGACCGCAACCGCGGGTTCAGCCGCGGGATCAACCGCGGTATCCGCGAGAGCCGCGGGCGGTACGTCTGCACGTACAACCACGACACGCAGTTCCCCGTGGACTACCTGTCGACGCTGGCCGACCGGGTGACGCCGGAGGCGGTGTGGACCACCGCGCGGCGCAACTACCGCGTCGACCCGCGGGGGACCTACGTGCGCCTGCTCTCGCGGTACCGGTTCACGGTGCCCTACGTCGTCGACTCGCTGTCGGGGACGGCGGCGGTGAACTACGTCCCCGGCGACGGGACGGTCGTGCCGCGGCGGATCTACCGCGAGGAACTCGACGGGGAGGTGTTCGACCCGTCGATGCCGACCCGCGGCGAGGACGTGGACCTCTCGCTGCGGCTGGCCGACAGCGGCGTCCCGATGCGGGCGGTGCTCGACACCCACTCGATCCACCCGGACAAGGGCGACATCTACGCCCCGTCGGTCGCGAACTTCGCCGCGCTGGTCCGGACGATCGGCGCCCGGATGGCGGCCCACAGCAACAACTCCGTCCCGCGCGCGACGGTCGCCCTGGCGGCCGCGAGCCTCGTCACCCAGCCGCTGAACGTCTACTTCGCCGCCTACCCCCGCTCGGCGGAGGCGTTCGTCGAGGCGACCACGGTTCGGCGCCGCGAGGACCGACCGACGCCGGCCGACCCGACGTTCACGGAGGCGCGCTGA
- a CDS encoding class I SAM-dependent methyltransferase translates to MDSDDTAGFLPLSLAPGSAVDRGDLLRRSLRASGALELVHEGVDRYNRIAGSEGYEPPTDLPELRAVQRRARRNTDTSDHLERLFVEALAADPDTVVELGVRGGESTFVFERVARLTGADLVSVDVEGTTYDTDYERWEFVRSDDVAFAEAFEEWCAGREVDPAVDVLFVDTSHEFEHTVAEIDAWFPHLADDAVVLFHDTNMRRVYRREDGTVGLSRRADRGVIRALEEHFECSLDETESFATVRDGFVLEQRPSCSGLAVLKRLGFDPAADGGER, encoded by the coding sequence ATGGACTCCGACGACACCGCCGGATTCCTGCCGTTGTCGCTCGCGCCCGGGAGCGCGGTCGATCGCGGCGACCTCCTGCGGCGCTCGCTCCGGGCGAGCGGCGCGCTCGAACTGGTCCACGAGGGGGTCGACCGGTACAACCGGATCGCGGGTTCGGAGGGGTACGAGCCGCCGACGGACCTGCCGGAACTGCGGGCGGTCCAGCGACGCGCCCGCCGGAACACCGACACCAGCGACCACCTCGAACGGCTGTTCGTCGAGGCGCTGGCGGCCGACCCCGACACCGTCGTCGAACTCGGGGTGCGGGGCGGCGAGTCGACGTTCGTCTTCGAGCGGGTCGCCCGCCTGACGGGCGCGGACCTGGTCAGCGTCGACGTCGAGGGGACGACCTACGACACCGACTACGAGCGCTGGGAGTTCGTGCGGTCCGACGACGTCGCGTTCGCCGAGGCGTTCGAGGAGTGGTGTGCGGGCCGCGAGGTCGACCCGGCCGTCGACGTGCTGTTCGTCGACACGAGCCACGAGTTCGAACACACCGTCGCGGAGATCGACGCCTGGTTCCCCCACCTCGCCGACGACGCGGTCGTCCTGTTCCACGACACGAACATGCGGCGGGTCTACCGCCGCGAGGACGGCACGGTCGGGCTCTCCCGGCGCGCCGACCGCGGCGTGATCCGGGCGCTGGAGGAGCACTTCGAGTGCTCGCTCGACGAGACCGAATCGTTCGCGACGGTCCGCGACGGGTTCGTCCTCGAACAGCGGCCGTCCTGCAGCGGGCTGGCCGTCCTGAAGAGGCTCGGCTTCGACCCCGCGGCGGACGGAGGCGAGCGGTGA
- a CDS encoding lysylphosphatidylglycerol synthase transmembrane domain-containing protein, with protein MTADSRYRARAVTGAQYLLGALALAWVVTQVDWARALALVGGVSLGTAAALVAVSTVGLATSLYMWQVLLDRVEPTGYRDAAGTGLVVLFVNQLLPSRLSGRAVAPFVVRERTGMGYADAVAVSGVHTGLYAVLYGATALVGVALAFGRVPSALALVLLLSTGLYVAAGGLVLLAGAHMRSVDRVAGLLAGAGRRVPVVGDRLAALSGSLPAFTESSSATFRDLLGAPAALGPYAVGFVVTVLAVPGLRVWLLFRSLGVGFEPLVALPLYLVAAYSVTLLPLTPGSVGVTEATATAVFTALGAPAAAVVPVVFLDRLLGSYLPALVGWYPSLRVDFGDLAAGPSAGTGD; from the coding sequence GTGACGGCCGACTCGCGGTATCGAGCCCGGGCCGTCACCGGCGCGCAGTACCTCCTCGGCGCGCTCGCGCTGGCGTGGGTGGTCACACAGGTCGACTGGGCGCGCGCGCTCGCGCTGGTAGGGGGCGTCTCGCTCGGGACGGCGGCGGCGCTGGTCGCGGTGAGCACCGTCGGGCTGGCCACGTCGCTGTACATGTGGCAGGTGTTGCTCGACCGGGTCGAGCCGACCGGCTACCGCGACGCGGCGGGGACGGGACTGGTCGTGCTGTTCGTCAACCAGCTGTTGCCCTCGCGGCTGTCGGGACGTGCGGTCGCACCGTTCGTCGTCCGCGAGCGCACGGGGATGGGTTACGCCGACGCCGTCGCGGTCTCGGGCGTCCACACCGGGCTCTACGCGGTGCTGTACGGCGCCACGGCGCTCGTCGGCGTCGCCCTCGCGTTCGGGCGGGTGCCGTCGGCGCTGGCGCTCGTCCTCCTGCTCTCGACGGGGCTGTACGTCGCCGCCGGCGGGCTGGTGTTGCTCGCCGGCGCGCACATGCGGAGCGTCGACCGCGTCGCCGGCCTGCTCGCGGGCGCGGGGCGGCGCGTCCCGGTCGTCGGCGACCGCCTCGCGGCGCTGTCGGGGTCGCTCCCGGCGTTCACCGAGTCGTCGTCGGCGACGTTCCGCGACCTGCTCGGCGCGCCGGCGGCGCTGGGCCCCTACGCGGTCGGGTTCGTCGTGACGGTGCTCGCGGTACCCGGCCTGCGCGTCTGGCTGCTGTTCCGGAGCCTCGGCGTCGGGTTCGAGCCGCTGGTGGCGCTGCCGCTGTACCTCGTCGCGGCCTACAGCGTGACGCTGTTGCCGCTGACGCCCGGGAGCGTCGGCGTCACCGAGGCGACCGCGACGGCGGTGTTCACCGCGCTGGGGGCGCCGGCCGCGGCCGTCGTCCCGGTGGTGTTCCTCGACCGCCTCCTCGGCTCGTACCTCCCGGCGCTCGTCGGCTGGTACCCCTCGCTCCGGGTCGACTTCGGCGACCTCGCCGCGGGGCCGTCCGCGGGGACCGGCGACTGA
- a CDS encoding tudor domain-containing protein → MPVIRLEADSPERTQIGEGLVKFAVQAGRLETGRPEGRYFLRHDDGCAVDGRRIAPGDPFAFDTESGEIRCLDHVDEGAAAARAERE, encoded by the coding sequence ATGCCCGTCATCAGACTCGAAGCCGACTCGCCCGAGCGCACGCAGATCGGCGAGGGGCTCGTGAAGTTCGCCGTCCAGGCCGGCCGCCTGGAGACCGGCCGCCCCGAGGGGCGGTACTTCCTCCGCCACGACGACGGCTGCGCCGTCGACGGCCGACGGATCGCCCCCGGCGACCCGTTCGCCTTCGACACCGAATCCGGCGAGATCCGCTGTCTCGACCACGTCGACGAGGGCGCCGCGGCCGCCCGCGCCGAACGCGAGTGA
- a CDS encoding sulfite oxidase-like oxidoreductase has translation MGVRDVTDIHEEFDGERLPPGQRETERFPVLSLDHTPEFDPDDWAFTVRGAVDEELTYSWAEFRELPTDTQRQDFHCVTGWSRFDNEFVGVPFPEIAERAGVDDDAVHVMFGAMDGYSTNLPLEECMRREVLFVREFDGDPLPSDHGGPLRVVTPHKYAYKGAKWVDGVTFLTEPQRGYWEKRGYSNTANPWAEDRYTTM, from the coding sequence ATGGGCGTCAGAGACGTGACCGACATCCACGAGGAGTTCGACGGCGAGCGGCTCCCGCCGGGCCAGCGGGAGACCGAGCGGTTCCCCGTCCTCTCGCTCGACCACACCCCGGAGTTCGACCCCGACGACTGGGCGTTCACCGTCCGCGGCGCCGTCGACGAGGAGCTGACCTACTCCTGGGCGGAGTTCCGCGAGCTGCCCACCGACACTCAACGGCAGGACTTCCACTGCGTGACGGGGTGGAGCCGCTTCGACAACGAGTTCGTCGGCGTCCCTTTCCCCGAGATTGCCGAGCGCGCCGGCGTCGACGACGACGCCGTCCACGTCATGTTCGGCGCGATGGACGGCTACTCGACGAACCTCCCCCTCGAGGAGTGCATGCGCCGGGAGGTGCTGTTCGTCCGCGAGTTCGACGGCGACCCGCTACCCTCCGACCACGGCGGCCCCCTGCGGGTGGTCACCCCGCACAAGTACGCCTACAAGGGCGCCAAGTGGGTCGACGGCGTCACCTTCCTCACCGAGCCCCAGCGGGGCTACTGGGAGAAACGCGGCTACTCGAACACCGCGAATCCGTGGGCCGAGGACCGCTACACGACGATGTGA
- a CDS encoding DHH family phosphoesterase — protein MSQSSPTARPARALRDLLREGEAVTIVCHNNPDPDCLASALALGRIAAAAGVEEWRITYSGEISHQQNRAFVTLLDIDLERFDPAMARDRPSGSLLAFVDHSVPGRNNRVPEETPVDIVVDHHPAEEVDARFVDHREEIGATATIFTEYVRDLDAELDEDLATALLFAIRRETLEFLRGTTRAEYEAAGYLHERADIDLLRQLASPSVTGATLDAIATAIEHRRTRGSVLISNVGRTTERDALPQAADYLQTLEGVETAIVFGIVGRSIHLSGRTVDPRIHLGDALDDAFGDVGTAGGHQDMAGGEVSLGVFADYTADDERLVDIVESVVSDRLVAELRLSEESSG, from the coding sequence ATGAGTCAGTCATCGCCGACCGCACGTCCGGCCCGAGCGCTTCGCGACCTCCTGAGAGAGGGCGAAGCCGTCACCATCGTCTGTCACAACAACCCCGACCCCGACTGCCTGGCGAGCGCGCTCGCGCTCGGCCGGATCGCCGCGGCGGCCGGCGTCGAGGAGTGGCGGATCACCTACAGCGGGGAGATTTCCCACCAGCAGAACCGCGCGTTCGTCACCCTGCTCGACATCGACCTGGAGCGGTTCGACCCCGCGATGGCCCGCGACCGCCCATCGGGATCGCTGCTCGCGTTCGTCGACCACTCGGTCCCCGGCCGGAACAACCGTGTCCCCGAGGAGACGCCCGTCGACATCGTCGTCGACCACCACCCGGCCGAAGAAGTCGACGCCCGCTTCGTCGACCACCGCGAGGAGATCGGCGCGACCGCCACCATCTTCACCGAGTACGTCCGGGACCTCGACGCCGAGCTCGACGAGGACCTCGCGACGGCGCTGTTGTTCGCCATCCGCCGGGAGACCCTGGAGTTCCTCCGCGGGACGACCCGCGCCGAGTACGAGGCCGCCGGCTACCTCCACGAACGGGCCGACATCGACCTGCTCCGCCAGCTGGCCAGCCCGTCGGTCACCGGTGCCACGCTCGACGCCATCGCCACCGCCATCGAACACCGACGGACCCGCGGCTCCGTGCTCATCTCCAACGTCGGCCGGACCACCGAGCGCGACGCCCTCCCGCAGGCCGCCGACTACCTCCAGACGCTGGAAGGCGTCGAAACCGCCATCGTCTTCGGCATCGTCGGCCGGTCGATCCACCTCAGCGGGCGGACGGTCGACCCGCGCATCCACCTCGGCGACGCCCTCGACGACGCCTTCGGCGACGTGGGCACCGCCGGCGGCCACCAGGACATGGCCGGCGGCGAGGTCTCGCTCGGCGTCTTCGCCGACTACACCGCCGACGACGAGAGACTGGTCGACATCGTCGAATCGGTCGTCAGCGACCGCCTCGTCGCCGAACTCCGGCTCTCGGAGGAGTCGTCGGGATGA
- a CDS encoding FkbM family methyltransferase, producing MQRVVSKLRTALANPRAALPYVRSRLRVARGLAALSRYRLASLYVADLLGGTDRFESYVRANEGDRYPELDVLDFRMRVDALDEGLSRELLRDGVREPLATEAYRRELTRLESERGPLTVVDAGANIGYFALQYPALSRYVGGNGNEDEHVEGDGNDEKREGGEGEVIAVEPLPSNAALLEGNVALNGFEESVSCHRCAVGSSTTRTTMHVSTHSNWGTVGDTMGMDHFVDEIEVPVWRLDDLLRDRAVPLDSVDAVRMDVQGYEYEVVRGMADLLDRGDLGLLFLEIHPWYLRETGEYDAFLSTLEAAGFEPVFVADGRTGVLRSEKASYTERELDVDSLDELRSVDFTTEVVLRAG from the coding sequence ATGCAGCGGGTGGTCTCGAAGCTCCGAACGGCGCTAGCGAATCCGCGTGCGGCCCTCCCGTACGTCAGGTCGCGGCTTCGGGTGGCTCGCGGGCTGGCCGCGCTCTCGCGGTACCGCCTGGCGTCGCTGTACGTCGCCGACCTGCTCGGCGGTACCGACCGGTTCGAGTCCTACGTCCGGGCCAACGAAGGCGACCGCTACCCCGAACTCGACGTGCTGGACTTCCGGATGCGGGTGGACGCTCTCGACGAGGGGCTCTCGCGCGAACTGCTGCGCGACGGCGTCAGGGAACCACTCGCCACTGAGGCCTACCGGCGGGAGCTGACCCGGCTGGAGAGCGAACGCGGCCCGCTGACGGTGGTCGACGCGGGCGCCAACATCGGGTACTTCGCGCTCCAGTACCCGGCGCTGAGTCGGTACGTGGGCGGGAACGGGAACGAGGACGAGCACGTGGAGGGGGACGGGAACGACGAGAAACGGGAAGGGGGCGAGGGGGAGGTGATCGCCGTCGAACCGCTCCCGAGCAACGCCGCGCTCCTCGAAGGGAACGTCGCGCTCAACGGGTTCGAGGAGTCGGTGTCGTGTCACCGCTGTGCCGTCGGGTCGTCGACGACGCGGACGACGATGCACGTCTCCACGCACAGCAACTGGGGGACCGTCGGCGACACCATGGGGATGGACCACTTCGTCGACGAGATCGAGGTCCCGGTGTGGCGCCTCGACGACCTGCTCCGCGACCGGGCGGTGCCGCTCGACTCCGTCGACGCGGTCCGGATGGACGTACAGGGCTACGAGTACGAGGTGGTCCGCGGGATGGCCGACCTGCTCGACCGGGGCGACCTCGGCCTCCTGTTCCTGGAGATCCACCCCTGGTATCTGCGGGAGACCGGCGAGTACGACGCGTTCCTCTCGACGCTCGAGGCGGCCGGCTTCGAGCCCGTCTTCGTCGCCGACGGCCGCACCGGCGTCCTCCGGTCGGAGAAGGCGAGCTACACCGAGCGGGAACTCGACGTCGACAGCCTCGACGAGCTGCGGTCGGTCGACTTCACGACCGAGGTCGTCCTCCGGGCGGGTTGA
- the nadE gene encoding NAD(+) synthase has protein sequence MSDAARHPRVLDLPRDETGLATTTVALRRLQELLPEFLVDLTTDADAEGLVVPLDGGVATATAAALAVDAVGAEDVIGLAMPAGLTDEATARTAETVAEMLGIDHRRLQLQPVVAAFQETVGEAGGPADDLVATDNAVERFRTATAYYFANRREALVVGPVDRTDRLLGSATKYGETGVDCLLFGDLYGTEVRALAAAMDLPVDMLDGDGRAPAGGATDANRLDVDAETVDRALRLHVDEGREPRAVADRLGIDRSVVARLKEWCAATRHKRHMPPKPSTNR, from the coding sequence GTGAGTGACGCGGCCCGGCACCCGCGAGTGCTGGACCTGCCTCGGGACGAGACCGGACTGGCGACGACGACCGTCGCGCTCAGGCGGCTGCAGGAGCTGTTGCCGGAGTTCCTCGTCGATCTGACGACCGACGCCGACGCCGAGGGGCTGGTCGTCCCGCTGGACGGCGGGGTCGCCACCGCGACGGCGGCGGCGCTGGCCGTCGACGCGGTCGGCGCCGAGGACGTGATCGGGCTCGCCATGCCCGCGGGGCTGACCGACGAGGCGACCGCGCGGACCGCCGAGACGGTCGCGGAGATGCTGGGGATCGACCACCGGCGGCTGCAGCTGCAGCCGGTCGTCGCGGCCTTTCAGGAGACGGTCGGCGAGGCCGGCGGCCCGGCCGACGACCTCGTGGCGACGGACAACGCCGTCGAGCGGTTCCGGACGGCGACGGCCTACTACTTCGCCAACCGCCGGGAGGCGCTGGTGGTCGGGCCGGTCGACCGCACGGACCGGCTGCTCGGGTCGGCGACGAAGTACGGCGAGACGGGCGTCGACTGCTTGCTGTTCGGCGACCTCTACGGGACGGAGGTCCGCGCGCTCGCCGCGGCGATGGACCTCCCCGTCGACATGCTCGACGGCGACGGCCGCGCGCCGGCGGGCGGCGCGACCGACGCGAACAGGCTCGACGTCGACGCCGAGACGGTCGACCGGGCGCTGCGACTCCACGTCGACGAGGGCCGGGAGCCGCGGGCGGTGGCCGACCGCCTGGGGATCGACCGCTCGGTCGTGGCCCGGCTGAAAGAGTGGTGCGCGGCGACGCGACACAAGCGACACATGCCGCCCAAACCCTCGACGAACCGCTGA
- a CDS encoding DUF4129 domain-containing protein → MDPSRLSPRTVALAVLCVAVIAFAAATLDTTTNPDPSAGAGYAGVDDQLGGERTPAEESTGDSASPRDSPLDLDFDFAEGSPFQFCQSWLKQPLVQLLLLSGVVGVFALGRRLDDAATGLAAVFVVGYPGFFLYLLLTTCRTDPGLLSFADGGRPAQEGGGLLGGEATVAPPSFSTAALLVLVVATLVAVAALVLTGNHDQREEHERGSDEDDPDLEPSADVRAVGAAAGRAADRIEESDGFENEVYRAWAAMTDHLAVDRPESSTPAEFATAATDAGMDPADVARLTEVFEEVRYGGEEPTAERERAAVETLRRIEATYADADADTAGDGEGAVDDR, encoded by the coding sequence GTGGATCCGTCACGCCTGAGCCCGCGGACGGTCGCCCTCGCGGTCCTGTGCGTCGCGGTGATCGCGTTCGCGGCGGCGACGCTGGACACGACGACGAACCCGGACCCGTCGGCCGGCGCGGGCTACGCCGGTGTGGACGACCAGCTGGGCGGCGAGCGCACGCCGGCCGAGGAGTCGACCGGCGACAGCGCGAGCCCCCGGGACTCGCCGCTCGACCTCGACTTCGACTTCGCGGAGGGGTCGCCGTTCCAGTTCTGCCAGTCGTGGCTCAAACAGCCGCTCGTCCAGCTGCTGTTGCTGTCCGGCGTCGTCGGCGTGTTCGCGCTCGGTCGCCGGCTCGACGACGCGGCGACGGGGTTGGCCGCCGTCTTCGTCGTCGGCTATCCCGGTTTCTTCCTCTATCTCCTCCTGACGACCTGCCGGACGGACCCGGGACTGCTGTCGTTCGCCGACGGCGGGCGGCCGGCCCAGGAGGGCGGCGGGTTGCTCGGCGGTGAGGCGACCGTCGCGCCGCCGTCGTTCTCGACGGCCGCGCTGCTCGTGCTCGTCGTCGCGACGCTGGTCGCCGTCGCCGCGCTGGTGTTGACCGGCAACCACGACCAGCGCGAGGAGCACGAACGGGGCAGCGACGAGGACGACCCCGACCTCGAGCCGTCCGCGGACGTGCGGGCGGTCGGCGCGGCCGCGGGGCGGGCGGCAGATCGCATCGAGGAGAGCGACGGCTTCGAGAACGAGGTCTACCGCGCGTGGGCGGCGATGACCGACCACCTCGCGGTCGACCGGCCCGAGTCGAGCACGCCCGCGGAGTTCGCGACCGCCGCGACGGACGCGGGGATGGACCCGGCGGACGTGGCCCGGCTCACCGAGGTCTTCGAGGAAGTGCGCTACGGCGGCGAGGAGCCGACCGCCGAGCGCGAGCGTGCGGCCGTCGAGACGCTGCGGCGGATCGAGGCGACCTACGCCGACGCGGACGCCGACACCGCCGGCGACGGTGAGGGGGCGGTGGACGACCGATGA